CGATTACTTTCGGATTGTCCTTTTCCATGTTTTCAGAGTCAATGTTATTATCGTCAGATGAGTTACAACTCCCCAAAAACAATGAGGAAGCAATAGCTGATGCTAGAAATAATTTGTGATTCATACCTTGTTGATTATTAATAAATTGATAATACAAATGTAGGCGGAATACCAATTCGGTTAGCTATACAAAATTGACTTAAGACTGTAAAAATGGGAATGTTTACTCTATAGACTCTATTTCATTTGAATCTGAAAACTATATAAGTGTGGCAGGTACTTGAAAGTATATGAGTGGCTTTATATGCAAGTAAAAAGGATAGGAAAAGCCCGCTTATAAATTGATTATATAAGAGGGCTTTTTGTTGTTAGGTTGTTTTCAATCAATGTTTATTTATTTACTTGCTTTATCCAACATGTCTAGGTCACCTTGATCCAATGCTATTTTAGGTGCAGCAAAAAGTGTTTCTAGCTGTGATTGGCTTGTAGCACTTACAATAGGAGCGCCAATGTGTGGCTGCGCTAATAACCAAGCCAGTGCTACCGTTGCCGGTTTAGTATTATGCTTGACCGAAATGTCATCAAGTGCTTTTAAGATGGTAAACCCTTTTTCATTAAGGTATTTTCTGGCGCCTTCACCTCTAACACTTTTACTTAGGTCTGTTTCAGAGCGGTATTTGCCTGTCAGGAATCCGGCAGCCAGTGACCAATATGGAAACACTGTCAATCCATATTTTTCAACCAATGGCAGGTAGTCATTTTCATATCCTTCTCTTTCAACCAAGCTGTAGTGTGGCTGTAAGGCGACATATTTCGGAAGCCCCTTCTTTTCTGCTATCTCAAATGACTCCTCTAATCTTTTAGGGGAGAGGTTAGAAGCCGCAATATAGCGTACTTTCCCTGCTTTTATGACCTCATCATAGGCAGAAAGGGTTTCCTCAATGGGTGTACTTTTATCATCGAAGTGGGTATAATACAGGTCGATATGATCTGTTTGCAGGCGTTGCAGAGACTCATCTACAGATTTTAGAATATGTGCTTTACTGATATCATAGCCATGCTCTTTTGTTTCAGATCCCACTTTAGTTGCAATGACTAAATCATCACGGTTTCCTCTTGACTTCATCCACTTTCCGATAATGGTTTCAGAAAGTTCGCCTTTACCATTTACCCACCATGGGTAAGTGTCGGCAGTATCAATAAAGTTGAAACCTTCAGCCGTGAATGCATCCAAGATTTCAAATGACTTTTGCTCGTCCAGAGTCCAACCAAAAACGTTGCCTCCGAAGTTGATGCGGCCTACTTCTAAATCTGTATTGCTTATTTTAATTCTGTTGTTCATAATTATCTGGTTTTTATTGCTGTTTTAGATGGCTTGGTAGCCTTCTGAAATCCAATATTTTGCGAGTACTGTTATCAGTAAAAATGTACGAAATATATCATATTAAATGATGTTTCAAAGGTAGCTTATCAACCAAGCCAAATAGTTATACAAAATTGATTTATAACTGTGAAAATGGGAAAGTTACCCAATCTGATAAGTCTGTCTGAATACCTCAGGGCTAACATCTGTATGCTTTTTAAAGAATTTGTACAGGTTGGTAGGTTCCTGAAAACCCGATTCGTAGGCAATTTCTTTTACAGTCAGTTTTGTATTGATCAGCAATCGTTTGATCTGTGTCATTACAATCTCATCAATAAAGGTTTTGGCAGGCTTATGTACAATCCGCTGGGTAATATTATTAAGGGTTTTGGTACTTACAGCCATCTGGTCTGCATAATCGGCTACCTTTTTGGTTTTTAAGCATTGTTGCTCAACCAACACTTGAAAATGGGTAAATTCTGCCAGATACTTTTTCCCTTCCAATATTTGATTGTCTTTGGATTTGATTCTTAGAATCTTGGAGAACAGGATATGCATTAGGCTTCTGATAGTACCTAAGGAGTATTCATCTTGAATATCAAAATATTCGTGACCTATCTCGTCAATAATTTTAATGAAAGTGGCATATGCATTTTTATCCAACTCAATTTTTGGAGAAGTGATTAGCTCATTAAAGAGCTGTAGACTTTTAAGTACTTCTGAGTGGTTGAAAAATTGGAACAGGAAATCTTCAGTGAAAAGCAGCAGATAACCTTTTGCACTGGATTTAAAAAACTTATGAATTTGATCCTTCCTGATACTTAGAATAGTTCCCTTATGGTAAGTGTAATCTGTAAAGTCAATCGTGTGTATACCTTGCCCATCTGTAAAGAAAAGTAGCATATAGAAGTCAATCTGTTGGAAATCAAAAAGTGTATGCGTTAACTCCTTGCGTGCATACAACTCTTCGAGACAGATAAAATCAAACTGACTCTCCTTACGTTTATTGCTGAACTTAATTTGTGGTACGGTTTCTTTCACTTCTGTTTTATCATTGTAATAGCTTATTGATGAAGTTACAACAATAGACTTTATTGATTGTTTTTAACCTTTCCAACTGTACTATATTTTAGCCTCAGAGATCCAAAATAAATAGCTTATTACCATTTGCGTCTGACTGTATTTTGAGCAAAATCTATATTCTTTTAAGAATAAGAGAATATAGGTTAGAGTTATGACTTCTGTATAACTTATCTGTTGCTGATTAGTCTCTATAAGATAAAATTTTTTTAAAGTAAACATCTAAATAAGAGTACAATTTACAGTTACTAACCTCTTAGCAATAAGTTATTTATTGAATTACAACAACAAATTATTAAGATGAAAAAAGTAACGTTTGTACTCACTTTGGTATTGAGTACTTTGTTCCTGAATGCTTGTCATCAGGAAGAGCAATTGCAACAGGAAATCAATGAACAGCCTGATGCTCAACATAACCTCAGAATGGCTGTTTCGCAATCGGATTGGACAGCTGGCTCTATTTCTGGAATTGTACCTCAGGACCAGTTAGAAGATTTGGGAGGAGGGCTTTCAGGCAATAAGATCTGGAAAAGTAACAACCCCGAAATATTTAGAGGAACAGGTTGGTTAATGCAAAACTCGCGTACGGATGCTACTCGTGGTGGAGCAGCATACCCTGTTTCTGGAACCATACCTGTCTATCTGTTTCATATTAATCAGTCAGGAAGTCAGAAGTATCTGCATGTACTGGTAACGAATCCAAATGCCTCTTCCATCACGATCTCTGGAAAAGGGTCTATGTACACCAACTCAGAAAAGCCTCTTCAGGGGACTGGTACAGGACAGAGCTTTCATGTGGCTAAAGATTGGTTGAACAATACGCCACGTACTTCTTTCTCCAATGTAACTTTGAATAGCTATAAAGCTTACGAAGTAGCCAAGCTACCAGTACCTAACGGTAATATGATTGATGGTCGTTTTGAGATTACGGCAAGTGCTGGTGCTTATGTGTACACTGTAGTGACTTCTAATGGAAGTTTGACCGATGCCATCAACAAATCCCAAGGTGGGCCTGCTACTGGAGATATATATTCTCCTAACCCAAATGCTTATGGGCGTGAAGCTGGCGTATATGCCAATAGTGGATGGGAAGGAAGTACAGATATCACGCTGCCTGCTTCCCAGTCGTATATCGGGTTTGCCTTAAATACAAGCAGCAAGTTTGCTTTTAATGGAGTCTACTTGCAGGACCAGAATGCACCATCCGTAGTTCGACTTTCCGATTCAGCTGAGAAAACGTATGGTAATTATGGTCATCAATATGATATTACCTTGGCGATGCACAATCCAAATAGTACAGCCAAACAAGTGACCTTGTACTTTGCTTCCAATTATACGAATAGTGTCAACAGCCCATCATTTACTTATAATGGCCCATTGAAGATGAATGGAGTAGTCAAAAACATCTATACTACACCAACAGCACCTCGCCAGTG
The Limibacter armeniacum DNA segment above includes these coding regions:
- a CDS encoding aldo/keto reductase; this encodes MNNRIKISNTDLEVGRINFGGNVFGWTLDEQKSFEILDAFTAEGFNFIDTADTYPWWVNGKGELSETIIGKWMKSRGNRDDLVIATKVGSETKEHGYDISKAHILKSVDESLQRLQTDHIDLYYTHFDDKSTPIEETLSAYDEVIKAGKVRYIAASNLSPKRLEESFEIAEKKGLPKYVALQPHYSLVEREGYENDYLPLVEKYGLTVFPYWSLAAGFLTGKYRSETDLSKSVRGEGARKYLNEKGFTILKALDDISVKHNTKPATVALAWLLAQPHIGAPIVSATSQSQLETLFAAPKIALDQGDLDMLDKASK
- a CDS encoding helix-turn-helix domain-containing protein translates to MKETVPQIKFSNKRKESQFDFICLEELYARKELTHTLFDFQQIDFYMLLFFTDGQGIHTIDFTDYTYHKGTILSIRKDQIHKFFKSSAKGYLLLFTEDFLFQFFNHSEVLKSLQLFNELITSPKIELDKNAYATFIKIIDEIGHEYFDIQDEYSLGTIRSLMHILFSKILRIKSKDNQILEGKKYLAEFTHFQVLVEQQCLKTKKVADYADQMAVSTKTLNNITQRIVHKPAKTFIDEIVMTQIKRLLINTKLTVKEIAYESGFQEPTNLYKFFKKHTDVSPEVFRQTYQIG
- a CDS encoding DUF3370 family protein; translated protein: MKKVTFVLTLVLSTLFLNACHQEEQLQQEINEQPDAQHNLRMAVSQSDWTAGSISGIVPQDQLEDLGGGLSGNKIWKSNNPEIFRGTGWLMQNSRTDATRGGAAYPVSGTIPVYLFHINQSGSQKYLHVLVTNPNASSITISGKGSMYTNSEKPLQGTGTGQSFHVAKDWLNNTPRTSFSNVTLNSYKAYEVAKLPVPNGNMIDGRFEITASAGAYVYTVVTSNGSLTDAINKSQGGPATGDIYSPNPNAYGREAGVYANSGWEGSTDITLPASQSYIGFALNTSSKFAFNGVYLQDQNAPSVVRLSDSAEKTYGNYGHQYDITLAMHNPNSTAKQVTLYFASNYTNSVNSPSFTYNGPLKMNGVVKNIYTTPTAPRQWLATWNVPAGGNFNGNLDFYIPGLITTGQQLILQVN